In the Candidatus Binatia bacterium genome, CCCGTGCGCAAGAGTTGCTGGCACGGTTGGAGGCAGCCGATCCGGTTCTTCGCCCCGCAGGGGAAACCGGCAACGCGGAAGCAGGGAAATGACGGAAGCCTGGTTCCTTGCGTTCGCGTTTGTCGTGGGCGCCGCGGTGGGTAGCTTCCTCAACGTGTGCATTGTGCGGCTGCCGCAAGGAAAGTCGATCGTGCATCCCCCTTCGGCCTGCCCGAAGTGCGGAGCTTCCATCCCTCCGTGGGACAACATCCCGTTGTTGAGTTTTCTCCTTCTCCGCGGGCGATGCCGCTACTGCCAAGAGCCGATTTCGTGGCGCTACCCGCTGGTGGAGGGGCTCACGGGTCTCCTGTTCCTCGCCAATGTGGTCATGTTCGGTGCCACACCGTGGGCCGCAGTAGCCTGTATGTTTTCGGCAGCTCTGGTGGTGGTCACGTTTATCGACTTGGACCACCTCATCATTCCCGACGTGATCAGTTTGCCCGGCATTGTGGTTGGCTTGGGGCTCGCCTTGTTCGGTTGGGGTCCGAGTTTGGTGGATCGGGTGTTGGGCGTTTTGCTGGGTGGCGGTCTTTTGTGGGCGGTGGCTGCGTTTTATGAGTGGGCGCGGCGCCAAGAGGGCATGGGAGGTGGTGACATCAAGCTCCTTGCCATGATCGGCGCTTTCCTCGGTTGGCGAGGGGTGTTGGTGACCCTGCTCGTGGGATCCTTAACGGGTGCCGTGGTCGGCGGCGGTCGGATCTTGCTTCGCCGATCCCAAGCCGGGGTGCCGATTCCGTTTGGACCCTTCCTCGCGCTCGGCGCAATCGTGGCGCTCTATTGGGGAGAAGCGCTGCTCGCTTGGTACATCGAGCTGGCGGCAGGCTCGCCGTGAGGCGAGCCCACTCCGGGCGTTAGCCGGGGGGTCGCCGGTAGGCCACGGCTTCGACTTCGATGCGGGCGCCGCGGGGCAGACTGGCAACGCCAACAGTGACGCGTGCTGGGAAAGGGGGCGAGAACACGCTGCTGTAAATTTCATTCACTGTGGCAAAATCGGCCAAGTCGACCAGATACAAAGTGGTCCGAACCACCGTGGAGAGCTCGCCTCCGGCAGCGCGCAACACGGCGGCAAGATTGGCCAGAGCTTGTCGGGCCTCCGCTGCCGTGCCGCCAGCGACGAGCTCGCCGGTTTTGGGGTCGAGGCCAATTTGCCCGGAAAGGAAAATCCAATCTCCGGCCACGATCGCTTGCGAATACGGCCCAATCGCCGCCGGAGCGAGCGATGTTGCCACGGCTTCATGTTGTTTCGATTCCACGGGGAAAGCCTCCTGTCGTGCGCTCACGAGCGCGCCCTAGCCACTTTCACTACGCCGCGAACCTTGGCGACATTGCGCAGCAGGCGCTGCAGCTGATCGATGTGTTGCACCGTGACTTCGAACACGTTGAGCGCCTTCTGATCCGGGAGCTCCCGCACGGTGGCTCGGTTGATGTTCACGCCCACCGCGCTGATTGCCCCCGACACGGCGGAAAGCAAGCCCGGCTGGTTCACGCAGACCACTTCGAGCCGAACCAACTGCTTCGCTTCTGCATCGCTCCGCCAAGTCACATCCACGCGGCGCTGCGGATCGCTTTCCAACACCCGCGGGCAGTCGATGCTGTGCACGGTGACCCCTCGGCCGCGCGTGAGAAAGCCAATGATCCGCTCTCCCGGCACGGGGCTGCAGCAGCGGGCAAAGCGCACCAGCACATCGTCGATCCCACCGACAACCACGCTCGGCGGTTCAGTGCGGCGCATCCGCTTGAAGAGCCGCCGCCAGCCGGTTTCTTGAGCACCTTCTTGCAACTGCTCTGCAGGAACCAACTTCGCGAGGACCTGACGGGGGGTGAGGCGACCGTAACCAATTGCCGCGAACAAAGACTCTTCGTCGCGCACGCCAAAGGCTTGCAGGACCGCGGGAAAGTCCGGCTGCTTCCGCAGCTTGGCGTAGTCGAGGTGATACCGCGCACAATCACGTTGCAAGAGCTCGCGCCCAATGGCCACACTGCGCTCTCGTTGTTGCTGCTTGATCCAGTTGCGAATCTTTTGCCGGGCGCGCGCCGTCTTGACGAAGTTCAGCCAGTCGCTGCTCGGCGTTTGGTTCGAGGTCGTAATAATTTCCACCGTGTCGCCGTTGCGCAGGCAGTAGCGTAGGGGCACGAGGCGACCGTTCACGCGCGCCCCGGCGCAGTGGTTCCCCACTTCGGAGTGAATGCGGTAGGCAAAATCGATGACCGTGGAGCCTTCGGGGAAGGACAAGCAGTCGCCCTTGGGCGTAAACACCACGACCTCGTCGCTAAACAGGTCCTCTTTGACCAGGCGCAGAAACTCCTGGGGCTCCGATGGATTTTGCAGCCACTCCAAGAGCTGCCGCAGCCAGGTAAAGCGCTCGGCGTCTTGCCCGTCCACGTGTTTGCCGCCCTTGTATTTCCAGTGCGCGGCAATGCCCATTTCGGCCACGCGGTGCATTTCGTGGGTGCGGATTTGCACCTCCATCCGCTCCCCGTACGGACCAATCACCGTGGTGTGTAACGACTGGTACATGTTACCTTTAGGGAGCGCGATGTAGTCCTTGAACCGCCCCGGCACCGGCTTCCAGTTGGCGTGGATGACCCCGAGCGCTTCGTAACACTCGCGCACCGTGCCCACGATGATCCGGAAGGCGATGAGGTCGTAAATTTGGTCGTAGTGCAGGTTTTGCGCCTGCATCTTCTGGTAAATCGAATAGAAGTGTTTGGGCCTTCCGGTAACCTCGGCTTCGATTCCGGCTTCTTCCAGCTTGCGGCGGAGAATGGCGATGACCTCGGCAATGTAGCGCTCGCGCTCCTCCTTACGTTTGGCCACGGCCCGCTTGAGTTGGTAGTAAACCTCGGGCTGCAAGTAGCGCAGTGCCTGGTCTTCGAGCTCGCTTTTCATCCAGTAGATTCCCAGCCGGTGCGCGAGCGGTGCGTAGATGTCGAGAGTCTCCTGGGCAATCTCGATTTGCCGCTCGGGGCTCAAGGCATCCAGGGTGCGCATGTTGTGGGTACGATCCGCGAGTTTGATGAGGATCACGCGGATATCCCGTGCCATCGCCAGGAGCATTTTGCGGAAGTTCTCCGCTTGTTTCTCCTCGCGGCTGGTAAAGGAGATCTGGCTAATTTTCGTCACGCCATCGACGAGCGTGGCCACTTCCGGACCGAACTGGCGCCCGATTTCGTCGAGCGTGGTGAGCGTGTCTTCCACCGTGTCGTGCAGGAGCGCGGTGGCCACGCTGGCGGCATCGAGGTGGAGCTCGGCGATGATTTTGGCCACCTCCACGGGATGCGTGAAATACGGCTCGCCGGAAGCGCGCTTTTGACCGCGGTGCACGCGCTCGGAGAACTCGTAAGCCCGGGCAATGAGGTTCACGTCAGCCGCGGGGTCGTAGCTGCGTACGGTTTCGATGAGATTCTCCAGCTTCATTCGGCGACTGGCTTGCCTCCATTGTGGCGGAACCGAATCCGCGCCGCGCTGGCGATCACCTCGGCAATGTCCTCCGGCGCAGCGTGGTCCGTGCAGTACACCAGGTCGTAGAGGGAGGTGTCGTCGAGGTCGAAGCCGTAGATTTTCCGGTAGCGCTCCCGGTCGGCGCGTTGGCGGGCTTCGTTGGCGCGGAGTTTTTCTTCCGCATCTCCGCCCTCACGGGCTTGCACTCGCTGGGCGCGCACCTCGGGGCTCGCGGTTAGGTAAACCTTGAAGCTTGGGATGCCCAACTGCCGGGCGAAAAACGCCACCAAGCGGCCCTCGACGATGGCGTTACCCTGCCGCAAATGGCTGATCATGAGCTCGTCGAGCTGGCGGTCGATCGAATGGTCCACCGCGCAGAGCTGGTTGAACTGCTCGAGCGTCAGGCCGCGCCGCTCAGCTTCGCGCCGGTACAGGTCGCCAGCATACACGTGTGGCAGCCCAAGCCGTGCGCTGAGCAGGCGCGCGACGGTGGTTTTTCCGCTACCCGGAGTGCCTGAAATGGTGATCAGCATGGTCAACGCCCTTTAAGGTAAGGCTCGGCCCTAGGGAGGGGCAAGAGCGCCCAGACGTTCACTCGAGGTTTTGCACTTGTTCGCGAATTTTTTCGAGCTCGCTGCGCGCGTCGACCGTCAAGGCGGTGACCTCGGGATCGGCGCTCTTTGCCGCAATCGTATTGAACTCGCGCTGTAACTCTTGGAGGAGAAATTCGAGCCGCTTGCCAACTGGGCCCGCTTGTTTGAGGAGGGCACGAGCTGCCTTCAAATGGGTAGCGAGGCGGACCAGCTCCTCGGTGACGTCGCTGCGTTCCGCAATGAGCACTGCCTCTTGGAGCAGGCGCTGCTCGTCGATGTCGCGACCGCGCAGCAGTTCCCGCACACGTTCGCGCAGGCGGGCAACGAGCTGCGGGAGGATGCGCTTCACCCGCTTGGCAATCTCTCGGCGATACTGCTCGAGGGCAGCGAAACGGCGGCTGAGGTCAGCCGCTAAGGCCTTGCCCTCGCGCTCTCGCTCTTTGTTCCAAGCGCGGAGGGCAGCCTGCAAAGCTTGGCGCACGCGGCGCTGCTCTTCTTGCGGGGGAACCTTGCTTTCCTTGACCGTGAATAACTCGGCACGGTTGGTAAGTAGCTCAATCCGTAGCTCGCCGGCTAACTCGAGCGTCTGTTGCAGTCGGCGCCACGATGCGACGTACGCTCGCGCCAAGGCCTCGTTCGCTTCCACCTGCAGGACCGCCTCGCCGCGGCCCGTGCGACTAACGTTTACGTCAACCTTGCCCCGCGCAGCGTGGTGTTGCACCAGGGCACGGAGCTCGGCCTCCAGCGGATAGAGTTCTCGCGGCATGTTGAAGCGCACTTCCAGGCCGCGCTGGTTCAGCGAGCGCACTTCCACCGTCCAACTCCACGGTCCGCTCCTCACCGTGGCGGTGCCGAAACCTGTCATGCTACGCACGGGACCTCCGTTGTTTGCCGCGCCCGGGACCGGCACCATTGCGGGCGACCGCATTGAGAATTTCGCCGGGCGTGACCGTTGCGGTGCCCAATTTGCCCACCGCGATGCCGGCAGCGACATTGGCGAGCGATACCGCCACCTCCAGGGGGAATCCTGCTGCGAGCGAGAGAGTGCAAACCGCTGCCACCGTGTCCCCGGCGCCGGTGACGTCGTACACATCCCGTGCCTGCGTCGGAAAGTGCTGCGGAGGCGCTTGCGCACGAAACAGGCTCATGCCGGCCTCTCCGCGGGTGATGAGCACAGCTTCGCAAGACCAAGCCTCCAGCAGCCGTTCGCCAGCGCACCGCAGCGAGGCGTCATCGCGAATCTCGATGCCGGAAGCTTCCGCGGCTTCGTGTTGATTGGGGGTCATCAGCGTGGCTCCGGAGTAACGGCCGAAATTCGGCTTCTTCGGGTCGATGACTAAAGGCCAGCCGGTGGCGCGGTGCAGCTCGCTCAGGCACGAGAGGAGTTCGGCAGTCACTGTGCCCTTGGCGTAATCGGATATGAGGACCGCGTCGTAGCGGCGGTTGTGGCGGCGCAGGAATTCGATCACGCGTTTCGTGGCGGCAGGAGGGTGCTCGACCTGCTCTCGATCGAAGCGAACCACCTGTTGGTGGTGGGCGATCACGCGGGTTTTACGGGTAGTCACCAAGCCTCGGGTGCGAATCACGCCGGAGGTATCCGCGCCGATGCTCTTGAGTTCCGCCAGGATGCGATCGCCTGCACGATCGCTTCCTACCACTCCGCACACCGTCACGCGGGCGCCCAAGCTGCGCAAGTTGTGCGCCACGTTGGCCGCGCCACCGAGGTGGGTGGACTCCCGTTCGATACGGACGACAGGAACCGGTGCTTCCGGGGAGATGCGCTCCACCGTGCCCCAGAGGAATTCGTCGAGCATCAAGTCGCCAACCACGAGCACGCGGGCTTGGGGCAGTTTTCGCAACAGGCGCTGGACTTGCTCGGGGCGGAGATCAGGACTCACCGTCTCACCTCGGCAATCGTGCGGCACACCTGGTCGACCTCGTCTTCCGTCATTTCCGGGTAAAGCGGCAAAGCCAGGACTTCCTCACAGGCCTGTTCGCTTACTGGCAAACTGCCTGGTCCCTCGCTCCAGGCTGCGAATGCGGGCAGGAGATGTAACGGAGTTGGATAATGAATCGCGGTGCCAATGCCAGCTTCCTGCAAGTGGTGAGCAAGCCGTGCTCGATCGCGGCAGCGCACGACAAATTGGTGGTAAACATGCACGGAGTCGGCGAACTCGGCTAGCGGTTGGACCCCCGGAACAGCGGCGAGCAGTTTTCGGTAGCGTTTGGCGAGTGCCCTGCGCTGCGTATTCCACGTTGCCAGGTGCGGCAACTTTACCCTGAGCCAAGCCGCTTGCAGCGCATCGAGGCGTGAGTTGCACCCGACGTCGACGTGTTCGTACTTGCCAACCTGGCCGTGGTCACGCCAAAGACGCACGCGTTCGGCAATATCCGGGTCGTTGGTTACCACCGCACCCGCATCGCCAAGGGCGCCGAGGTTTTTCGTCGGGTAGAAACTAAAGGCTGCGGCCTGCCCCCAAGTACCCACTGGGCGGGCGCGCAAGGCAGCGCCGTGCGCTTGTGCGGCATCTTCGAGAACTCGGAGTCCGAAGTCGGTTGCCACGGCCAAAATTTCTTCCATTCGTGCCGGTTGCCCATACAGGTGCACGGCAATGACTGCCTTGAGCGGTACTCTTTCTGCCGCGGCACGAAGCGAGGCCGCATCGAGCGTAAGCCCAGCGGGCTCGACATCCACAAAGACAGGCCGCGCGCCGAGCAAGCGCACGGCCTCGGCCGTTGCCGCGAAGGTGATCGCAGGTACGGCGACCGCATCCCCGGGGCGCACCCCGAGCGCGCGCAACCCGAGCACGAGCGCGTCGGTGCCGTTCGCCACGCCGACTGCGTAACGCACCCCGCACCAAGCAGCGAACTCCCGCTCGAAGGCCTCGACCTCGGGTCCGAGCACAAACTGCGAAGAATCCAGTACGCGCGCAAACGCAGCGACAAGCTCCGCCCGTAAGCGCTCGTGCTGCACTTGCAAGCGCGCCAGGGGAATCGGCATGGCCGCCGGCATAACTGAGGAGTTCCGTGGATTCAACGAATGAAGCACGAATACAGCGAGGCGTGGCCGAGCCATGGTCTGCAGCGACAGCGGGCTCACAGCGGCCACACGCGCTCGGATGACAAGCCGCGACTCGCACCGCCCCGCTTGCTCCTCGCCCTCTGCTGGGGCAAACCGCTCGGTTCGAAAAAGGAGTCCGATCCGATTGATCGCCCGTTGCGAACGGCGCAAAGTGCAGCACCGGGTGCGGGGCAGGTGGTGCCGTGGGGAACACGGGAGGGGAACACCTGTGGTTTGCAAGCAGATACAATGAGGAAATTCGTCCAAGATCTCCCGCGCCATGCCTCGTCGTGCGGATCTTCAGGATCTGCCGCATGCAGCTGACAAGGGCGGCCCTCCTCGGTGTTCCGACAGCAAGTAGGTACCGGCGGAAGCGCTGAATGACAGGATTGGGGGCCGCGAGCGGCGCTGCCACGTGCAGCGCGCACCGCACCAGCCCTGCCCGCTGAAAACCGGGGCGCTGGCCGCAAGTCTCCTCACTGCGGCGGTGGAGCGGTGCCGCACGAGTGAACGCGCGGTGATTTGTCGCTGCGGCAGGCGGGTGACTGGAGCGGCGAGGCAATCGACGTGGCCGCGGTAGCGGTTTCCGGCAGGCCCACCGCGGCAGCGTTGGATGTGACCGGGTAGTTGCGGTTTCAGCGATGTTGTTTTCTGCCAATCTCCGCGCTGCAAGGTTGGACTATACACGCATATCATCCAAAACGATGAGCGTTCAGTCGAGCGACGACCGAGTCGCGGGCGCGAGGTCGAAATGGCTCGACCGACTACGTCGAGTGCTGGTGACTCGTCATTACAGTGGCCAGACGGTACGAGGCTACGCGATGTGGATCAACGAATTCATCGTTTTCCGCGGCGAGCGCCATCCTGCGGAGGTTGGCGAGCTCAAAAACAAGGCTTTTCTGACCCAAGGGGCCTTAAAGGAACGGGTCGCCGCCTTTACACGGAATCGAGCCTGTTCAGCTTTGCTCGCTGGTAAGAGTGAAGCCAAATAGGAGGTATCACTGTGACAGCAGCACGGCTGGTCACGCTGAGTAGTTTGTTTCTCACCATTCTGTGGGGCATTACGCCGCTGGCACACGCTGGCGGTGCAAGTGCGGAGTGGGAAGCGCTCAACAAGCAGGTTGTGGAACTGTATCGGCCGGGGAATGACGAGCGGGCGGTGGAGGTCGCTCAGCAGGCCCTTCAGGTTGCCGAACCAACGTGGGCCCGGAGCATCCCCACGTGGCGATCAGCCTGAACAACCTGGCGCTGCTCTACCAGATGCAAGGGGACTACGCGAAGGCGGAGCCGCTCTACGAGCGCTCGCTGGTGATCAGAGAGAAGGCCCTTGGCCCGGATCATCCCGATGTGGCGACCGGCTTGGAGCACCTTGCGGATCTTTACCGTGCCACGGGACGTCGTTCAGAGCCAGAGGCGCTCGAGCAGCGCGCGGCGAAGATCCGTGCCGCGAAGCGTTGACGAAGCGAACGACCGTGGGCAGTTGCCGCTCCGCGGCATAACCCCAGTTTGATGTCCGTCGCTTAGGCCATCCTGGGAGCCGGGGCCGCACACGAGGAAGAAGATTCGAGTGAATGCCCTCACTGGCGAGCGCCGACGAATCCTGCGGTCGTCGCCGGGAGCGGTTCGAGGGCCAGGACCCGCTTCGGGCGCACGGGAAGATTGCGGGCGAGCACTTCCACTCGGCCAAGGACAAACGGGGGTTACAGTCCTCCCTGGCGAGGGGCATCTCCGAGGTTGAGAGAGCACATTGGTTCCTCCGGGGCGGGTAGTTGGCGATTATTTTCCCGGGTGCGCACCGGCTTCAGTGAAATCTACGCGACCTAGAGGTGATCGCGATCGAAGAGATCTGGCCAACGGGGCGACTTCACAGGTACTTCGCCAGGCTGTGCGGTCTCGCTCGCCGCGACAGCGCCGCCTCGCTGGGGCCTCCCTCGTTGGGCTCAGCGGACGGCCTTTTCTCCGAGTTCCAAGAATGGAGTGCGCCAAGGTCTTCCCTTTCATGCGGCTGTTACTCCGCGAAGTTTGCCTCCGTCGCTTCGCTGCTGAGCTAGCGCCGACAGATCGCGCGATATTGGCCGCCGTTAGCGTGGGCCTAACAAGCCACAGAAGCGCACCGCGGCGAGTTCGAGGTGTGCGGGCGAAGATGCTCGGCACGCATCGTGGGCGTCTCGCGCTCGGCCGTGGGCTAGCGGCGATCTGTTCGGCAAAGGGAGTTACCGATGGCAGAGATCGATGAGCCAGTGGAGGCGCAACCACAGTGGCTCGCGCTCCTCGCCCCCGAGGCGAAAGCAACCTTGCCGGCAGGCCTCGATCAGCATCTGTGTCGCTTCTGATTCAAGCTCACAACCACGGTCGCCTACAAACTCCCTAACGCACCTGTAAGAGCCAATGCGCGTTCACAGCGTGACAGGAATTCTGCCACACGCGCTCGTACAACGCGACGCCGCCCCACGGCTGGCGCAAGTTCAGTGGGTTGCGCGAACGCTGGCTGGAGCGCGCGCGTGTCGCCGGTTGCCGGGTCGACGTGGTTGCAGGACTCCCGATTCGGTGCCACGCCGCATTATGCATTTGGATCGTCTTTCCCTGGCTCCATGTGGAACTTGTGGAGGATGCGGTGGAACACGGGTGCGAAAACAGCCCCGCGACGATCAGAAACACCAGCCCTGCGTAGAGCGCATAAAGCGCCGCAAAGATTTTCCCTAACGCGGGTCCTAGATCGCCGACTGGTCCCATGCCGCCAAGAAGCATCGCCCCGTTGAGGAATGCGTCAACCCAGCGCTGGCTGCTCAGCACATGGAAGCCCAGCGTGCCGAGGGTAAGCGAGCCCAAAACCAGCAGCAACGCCCAGCCG is a window encoding:
- a CDS encoding phage integrase N-terminal SAM-like domain-containing protein, giving the protein MSVQSSDDRVAGARSKWLDRLRRVLVTRHYSGQTVRGYAMWINEFIVFRGERHPAEVGELKNKAFLTQGALKERVAAFTRNRACSALLAGKSEAK
- a CDS encoding prepilin peptidase codes for the protein MTEAWFLAFAFVVGAAVGSFLNVCIVRLPQGKSIVHPPSACPKCGASIPPWDNIPLLSFLLLRGRCRYCQEPISWRYPLVEGLTGLLFLANVVMFGATPWAAVACMFSAALVVVTFIDLDHLIIPDVISLPGIVVGLGLALFGWGPSLVDRVLGVLLGGGLLWAVAAFYEWARRQEGMGGGDIKLLAMIGAFLGWRGVLVTLLVGSLTGAVVGGGRILLRRSQAGVPIPFGPFLALGAIVALYWGEALLAWYIELAAGSP
- a CDS encoding bifunctional (p)ppGpp synthetase/guanosine-3',5'-bis(diphosphate) 3'-pyrophosphohydrolase, whose product is MKLENLIETVRSYDPAADVNLIARAYEFSERVHRGQKRASGEPYFTHPVEVAKIIAELHLDAASVATALLHDTVEDTLTTLDEIGRQFGPEVATLVDGVTKISQISFTSREEKQAENFRKMLLAMARDIRVILIKLADRTHNMRTLDALSPERQIEIAQETLDIYAPLAHRLGIYWMKSELEDQALRYLQPEVYYQLKRAVAKRKEERERYIAEVIAILRRKLEEAGIEAEVTGRPKHFYSIYQKMQAQNLHYDQIYDLIAFRIIVGTVRECYEALGVIHANWKPVPGRFKDYIALPKGNMYQSLHTTVIGPYGERMEVQIRTHEMHRVAEMGIAAHWKYKGGKHVDGQDAERFTWLRQLLEWLQNPSEPQEFLRLVKEDLFSDEVVVFTPKGDCLSFPEGSTVIDFAYRIHSEVGNHCAGARVNGRLVPLRYCLRNGDTVEIITTSNQTPSSDWLNFVKTARARQKIRNWIKQQQRERSVAIGRELLQRDCARYHLDYAKLRKQPDFPAVLQAFGVRDEESLFAAIGYGRLTPRQVLAKLVPAEQLQEGAQETGWRRLFKRMRRTEPPSVVVGGIDDVLVRFARCCSPVPGERIIGFLTRGRGVTVHSIDCPRVLESDPQRRVDVTWRSDAEAKQLVRLEVVCVNQPGLLSAVSGAISAVGVNINRATVRELPDQKALNVFEVTVQHIDQLQRLLRNVAKVRGVVKVARARS
- the rfaE1 gene encoding D-glycero-beta-D-manno-heptose-7-phosphate kinase, yielding MSPDLRPEQVQRLLRKLPQARVLVVGDLMLDEFLWGTVERISPEAPVPVVRIERESTHLGGAANVAHNLRSLGARVTVCGVVGSDRAGDRILAELKSIGADTSGVIRTRGLVTTRKTRVIAHHQQVVRFDREQVEHPPAATKRVIEFLRRHNRRYDAVLISDYAKGTVTAELLSCLSELHRATGWPLVIDPKKPNFGRYSGATLMTPNQHEAAEASGIEIRDDASLRCAGERLLEAWSCEAVLITRGEAGMSLFRAQAPPQHFPTQARDVYDVTGAGDTVAAVCTLSLAAGFPLEVAVSLANVAAGIAVGKLGTATVTPGEILNAVARNGAGPGRGKQRRSRA
- a CDS encoding YicC family protein, translating into MTGFGTATVRSGPWSWTVEVRSLNQRGLEVRFNMPRELYPLEAELRALVQHHAARGKVDVNVSRTGRGEAVLQVEANEALARAYVASWRRLQQTLELAGELRIELLTNRAELFTVKESKVPPQEEQRRVRQALQAALRAWNKEREREGKALAADLSRRFAALEQYRREIAKRVKRILPQLVARLRERVRELLRGRDIDEQRLLQEAVLIAERSDVTEELVRLATHLKAARALLKQAGPVGKRLEFLLQELQREFNTIAAKSADPEVTALTVDARSELEKIREQVQNLE
- a CDS encoding tetratricopeptide repeat protein, which produces MAISLNNLALLYQMQGDYAKAEPLYERSLVIREKALGPDHPDVATGLEHLADLYRATGRRSEPEALEQRAAKIRAAKR
- a CDS encoding DegT/DnrJ/EryC1/StrS family aminotransferase, which translates into the protein MPAAMPIPLARLQVQHERLRAELVAAFARVLDSSQFVLGPEVEAFEREFAAWCGVRYAVGVANGTDALVLGLRALGVRPGDAVAVPAITFAATAEAVRLLGARPVFVDVEPAGLTLDAASLRAAAERVPLKAVIAVHLYGQPARMEEILAVATDFGLRVLEDAAQAHGAALRARPVGTWGQAAAFSFYPTKNLGALGDAGAVVTNDPDIAERVRLWRDHGQVGKYEHVDVGCNSRLDALQAAWLRVKLPHLATWNTQRRALAKRYRKLLAAVPGVQPLAEFADSVHVYHQFVVRCRDRARLAHHLQEAGIGTAIHYPTPLHLLPAFAAWSEGPGSLPVSEQACEEVLALPLYPEMTEDEVDQVCRTIAEVRR
- a CDS encoding RidA family protein gives rise to the protein MESKQHEAVATSLAPAAIGPYSQAIVAGDWIFLSGQIGLDPKTGELVAGGTAAEARQALANLAAVLRAAGGELSTVVRTTLYLVDLADFATVNEIYSSVFSPPFPARVTVGVASLPRGARIEVEAVAYRRPPG
- a CDS encoding cytidylate kinase family protein yields the protein MLITISGTPGSGKTTVARLLSARLGLPHVYAGDLYRREAERRGLTLEQFNQLCAVDHSIDRQLDELMISHLRQGNAIVEGRLVAFFARQLGIPSFKVYLTASPEVRAQRVQAREGGDAEEKLRANEARQRADRERYRKIYGFDLDDTSLYDLVYCTDHAAPEDIAEVIASAARIRFRHNGGKPVAE